The following are encoded in a window of Chionomys nivalis chromosome X, mChiNiv1.1, whole genome shotgun sequence genomic DNA:
- the Tsr2 gene encoding pre-rRNA-processing protein TSR2 homolog, with translation MMAGEAEDMRELFGAAVRAALDAWPALQIAVENGFGGVHSQEKAEWLGGAVEDYFIANADLELEEVEDFLGELMTTEFDTVVEDGSLPQVSQQLQTMFYHFQKGDGAALQELTSEIDQKKCKVTATPGQTARETDVDEDEVDSVEEMEVTATNDGATMDGICPQPQPPEPDSQTIKEEDIVEDGWTIVRRKK, from the exons ATGATGGCGGGCGAGGCAGAAGACATGCGAGAGCTCTTCGGAGCTGCTGTTCGAGCGGCTCTAGATGCTTGGCCTGCTTTGCAG ATCGCTGTGGAGAATGGCTTCGGGGGCGTGCACAGCCAGGAGAAGGCCGAGTGGCTGGGGGGTGCAGTGGAGGATTACTTCATCGCCAATG CTGACTTAGAGCTGGAAGAGGTGGAAGATTTCCTTGGGGAGCTGATGACCACTGAGTTTGATACAGTTGTGGAAGATGGGAGCTTGCCCCAG GTGAGTCAGCAGCTACAGACCATGTTCTACCACTTCCAGAAGGGTGATGGAGCTGCTCTGCAGGAGCTGACCTCTGAGATCGACCAAAAGAAGTGCAAAGTCACTGCTACTCCAGGACAGACAGCCAGAGAAACTGATGTGGATGAAGATGAAGTAGACAGTGTGGAAGAAATGGAG GTGACAGCTACAAATGATGGGGCCACGATGGATGGGATCTGCCCCCAGCCTCAACCGCCTGAGCCAGACTCCCAGACTATTAAGGAAGAGGATATAGTGGAAGACGGTTGGACCATTGTCCGGAGAAAGAAATGA